From the genome of Bacillota bacterium, one region includes:
- the rho gene encoding transcription termination factor Rho has product MSIGELEQLTLAELYKHARELEISGYSTMRKKELIFEILKARTEKDGLLFAQGLLDIMQEGYGFLRPIHYVPSREDIYVSPSQIRRFDLRTGDHISGQVRRPKDGERYFALLRVEAVNGDNPDVARERIHFDGLTPIFPDRRLKLETAREEVSTRLIDLVAPIGCGQRGLIVAPPKAGKTVLLKKIANSITVNYPDMYIMVLLIDERPEEVTDMQRSVRGEVVASTFDEVPENHIKVAEMVMERAKRLVEHKRDVIILLDSITRLGRAYNLVVPPSGRTLSGGIDPTALHKPKRFFGAARNLEEGGSLTILATALIDTGSRMDDVIYEEFKGTGNMELHLDRKLSERRIFPSIDVKRSGTRKEELLLTPGELDSLWAFRKVTNNMGTAELAELLIERLKKTRSNKEFLSVILKELQALGDRRQDL; this is encoded by the coding sequence TTGAGCATTGGCGAGCTGGAACAGTTGACCCTGGCGGAGCTCTACAAGCACGCCAGGGAGCTGGAGATCTCCGGCTACAGCACCATGCGGAAGAAGGAGCTCATCTTTGAGATCCTCAAGGCCAGGACCGAGAAGGATGGCCTGCTATTCGCACAAGGGCTCCTTGATATCATGCAGGAGGGCTATGGTTTCCTGAGGCCCATTCACTACGTCCCCAGCAGGGAGGACATCTACGTATCCCCAAGCCAGATCAGGAGGTTTGACCTGCGCACTGGCGATCATATTTCGGGCCAGGTGAGGAGGCCAAAGGACGGCGAGCGATACTTCGCGCTCCTCAGGGTGGAGGCGGTGAATGGAGATAACCCCGATGTGGCCCGCGAGCGCATTCACTTCGATGGCCTGACCCCCATCTTTCCCGACCGGCGCCTGAAGCTCGAGACAGCCCGGGAGGAGGTATCCACCCGCTTGATTGACCTGGTGGCGCCAATAGGGTGCGGGCAGAGAGGCCTCATAGTGGCGCCCCCCAAGGCTGGCAAGACAGTCCTCCTCAAGAAGATCGCCAACTCAATTACGGTAAACTACCCAGACATGTACATAATGGTTCTCCTCATTGATGAGCGGCCTGAAGAGGTCACCGATATGCAACGGTCAGTCAGGGGAGAAGTCGTGGCCTCCACCTTCGATGAGGTCCCCGAGAACCACATCAAGGTTGCAGAGATGGTCATGGAGAGGGCAAAACGCCTGGTCGAGCACAAGCGGGATGTCATCATCCTTCTAGACAGCATAACCCGGCTGGGCAGGGCCTACAATCTTGTTGTCCCCCCAAGCGGGAGGACGCTCTCAGGAGGGATAGACCCCACCGCCCTTCACAAGCCGAAGCGTTTCTTCGGGGCTGCCAGGAATCTGGAAGAGGGAGGGAGCCTGACAATCCTGGCCACCGCCCTCATTGACACGGGAAGCCGGATGGACGATGTGATCTACGAGGAGTTCAAGGGGACAGGGAACATGGAACTGCATCTTGACCGCAAGCTGTCGGAACGCCGCATCTTCCCCTCCATCGATGTGAAGCGATCAGGCACGAGGAAGGAAGAACTCCTGCTTACCCCCGGTGAACTCGACAGCCTGTGGGCCTTCCGTAAGGTCACCAACAACATGGGCACCGCTGAGCTTGCCGAGCTTCTCATTGAGAGGCTGAAGAAGACCCGGTCAAACAAGGAATTCCTCAGTGTCATACTCAAGGAACTCCAGGCCCTGGGAGACAGGAGGCAAGACCTCTAG
- a CDS encoding trimethylamine methyltransferase family protein: MRKPLIRPAYQMLSDSDINTIHEKALVILEKAGVYIDSREALELLEKAGCSVDFPRKMARFPRDLVERSLGKAPGSIIMYDRQGSEAARLEGNNVHFDPGSCGVRFQASDGQTVDSCSQHLAAVARLTEHLENLALQSTAITAGDVPKEIADTYRLYIVLRNCHKPVITGAFSVHGVTDMKDLLAAVRGGQSNLEEQPLAVFDICPSPPLKWTHISAQNIIDCARLGLPMEFVSMPMPGAASPATLAGSILVHTAETLSGLTLAQVARPGAPVIWGGAPVVFDMKSGTTPMSAVEATMIGVGSCQMGKAYGLPTHTYACLSDSKVVDTQAGLETATGGMAAALAGINVISGPGMLDFVGTFSLEKLVIDNEICGMALRLASGVQLDEETLAQDLIQSLGPGGDYLKTAHTRKWFRREVYMPGPTVDRHDRRTWEEAGALTSLDTAKAQVEKLLERPTPRIDEETSGSLDAAMARVKSRYSLGSLPLGPS, translated from the coding sequence GTGAGAAAACCGCTAATCAGGCCTGCCTACCAGATGCTATCGGACTCAGATATCAACACCATACACGAGAAGGCCCTCGTAATCCTGGAGAAGGCCGGGGTTTACATCGACTCCCGGGAGGCCCTGGAACTCTTGGAGAAGGCCGGTTGCTCCGTGGACTTTCCCCGGAAGATGGCCAGGTTTCCCAGGGACCTGGTGGAGAGGTCGCTGGGAAAGGCCCCGGGCTCAATAATCATGTATGACCGCCAGGGATCTGAAGCGGCCCGCTTGGAGGGCAACAACGTACACTTTGACCCGGGGTCCTGCGGGGTCCGCTTCCAGGCCAGTGATGGGCAAACGGTAGACTCCTGCTCTCAGCACCTGGCTGCCGTTGCCAGGCTCACTGAGCACCTGGAAAACCTGGCGCTGCAGTCTACAGCCATCACGGCAGGGGATGTTCCTAAGGAGATCGCCGATACCTACCGCCTGTACATTGTCCTGAGGAACTGCCATAAGCCGGTGATCACAGGGGCCTTTAGCGTCCACGGCGTTACTGATATGAAGGATCTCCTGGCGGCAGTCAGGGGCGGCCAATCTAATCTGGAGGAACAACCGCTGGCAGTGTTCGACATCTGTCCCTCTCCGCCCCTCAAGTGGACGCACATCAGCGCGCAGAACATCATTGACTGCGCTCGCCTCGGGCTTCCCATGGAGTTCGTGTCCATGCCCATGCCTGGGGCGGCCTCCCCGGCCACACTGGCGGGCTCCATCCTGGTGCACACCGCTGAGACCCTGAGCGGCCTGACCCTGGCCCAAGTAGCTAGGCCCGGTGCCCCGGTGATATGGGGAGGCGCACCGGTGGTATTCGATATGAAGTCCGGCACAACCCCCATGAGTGCAGTGGAGGCTACGATGATAGGTGTGGGAAGCTGCCAGATGGGCAAGGCCTATGGGTTGCCGACCCATACCTATGCGTGCCTCAGCGATTCGAAGGTGGTGGACACCCAAGCCGGGCTGGAAACGGCCACCGGCGGCATGGCCGCGGCTCTGGCAGGGATCAACGTGATCTCCGGCCCTGGCATGCTGGACTTCGTGGGGACCTTCAGCCTTGAAAAGCTAGTCATTGACAACGAGATTTGCGGGATGGCGTTACGCCTTGCCTCGGGTGTCCAGTTGGATGAGGAGACTCTGGCCCAAGACCTCATCCAGTCACTAGGGCCTGGAGGCGACTACCTGAAGACAGCCCATACCCGCAAGTGGTTCAGGAGGGAGGTATACATGCCAGGCCCCACTGTGGACCGGCACGACCGGCGAACGTGGGAGGAGGCGGGCGCACTTACCTCCCTCGATACAGCCAAGGCTCAGGTAGAGAAGCTCCTGGAGAGGCCTACCCCTCGGATTGACGAGGAGACTTCGGGGTCCCTGGACGCCGCCATGGCCCGGGTTAAGTCCAGGTACAGCTTGGGCAGTCTGCCTCTAGGCCCTTCCTGA
- a CDS encoding diguanylate cyclase, which translates to MGFWRHPRKLSSQMVLGLALVSLVPVLLYVVSLLLLVDKTVARIEETDIREHTSGARQFLFHIGEELGSTAQDYGMRDDTYHRLLEGSSEWFHEQAGTWVSKNSGIDLVLVYDHSGNLRFQFPPQVRPGEALSPHFGTGLRSGLVPLGETVFLVGLSPVTRSGGKGPAAGTLVFGRAVDAGLLSRVSSVAGIEVGMFRENSQGVFSPGFVPHAVPAVLDAPVWHNGLLSYSLALEDPSGLPLGHLVGQRPRPVVPVVRRRVWGPFIPVLLAGIALSIVLGRRFARSISRPIMQLEKAFKDLERDEQPQRLSPHGPFEVGSLLDSFNSMAAFLAERTQALKDASMTDELTGLANRRHLFSRLEQEISRAERSGTEMCVLFLDVNGLKMVNDTYGHLVGDRLLQSVGSVLRSNTRDSDIVARFGGDEFVVVLPEASIEEGYVFAQRIKEEMGKASASVAGMVLAMPPLSVGMSVYPGDGASAEVLLRVADRRMYGSRDALG; encoded by the coding sequence GTGGGTTTCTGGAGGCACCCCCGGAAACTCAGTTCCCAGATGGTACTCGGCCTAGCGCTGGTCAGTCTCGTACCTGTCCTGCTGTATGTGGTGTCACTACTCCTCCTGGTGGACAAGACCGTAGCGAGGATCGAGGAAACGGACATCAGGGAGCACACCTCGGGTGCGCGGCAGTTCCTCTTCCACATTGGTGAAGAACTGGGCAGTACCGCCCAAGACTACGGGATGCGGGATGACACCTACCACCGGCTCCTGGAGGGGAGCAGTGAATGGTTCCACGAGCAAGCCGGCACGTGGGTGTCCAAGAACTCCGGCATCGATTTGGTCCTCGTCTATGACCACTCAGGAAACCTGCGTTTCCAGTTTCCTCCCCAGGTTAGACCTGGTGAAGCACTTTCGCCCCACTTCGGGACGGGGCTCAGGTCAGGGCTGGTGCCCCTGGGAGAGACAGTCTTCCTGGTGGGCTTGTCCCCGGTAACCAGATCGGGAGGCAAGGGGCCAGCCGCGGGAACCTTGGTGTTCGGCCGGGCAGTGGACGCCGGGCTGCTCTCCAGGGTGTCATCCGTGGCCGGGATAGAAGTGGGGATGTTTCGAGAGAATTCCCAGGGGGTGTTCTCGCCGGGCTTTGTTCCTCATGCCGTTCCGGCTGTACTGGATGCCCCGGTCTGGCACAACGGACTCCTGAGTTACTCCCTAGCCCTGGAGGACCCCTCCGGGCTCCCTCTTGGACACCTTGTGGGACAGAGGCCTAGGCCCGTTGTGCCGGTGGTGCGCCGCCGAGTCTGGGGCCCATTCATCCCCGTGCTCCTGGCGGGGATCGCCTTGTCGATTGTCCTGGGAAGAAGGTTTGCCAGGAGTATCTCCAGGCCCATCATGCAATTGGAGAAGGCCTTCAAGGACCTTGAGCGTGATGAACAACCGCAGAGACTCAGTCCTCACGGGCCTTTCGAGGTCGGAAGCCTGCTGGATTCCTTTAACTCCATGGCCGCCTTCCTCGCGGAGCGTACCCAGGCCCTCAAGGATGCGTCAATGACGGATGAGCTCACGGGCCTTGCCAATAGGCGTCATCTCTTCTCCCGTCTGGAACAGGAAATCTCTAGGGCGGAGCGCTCGGGCACCGAGATGTGCGTACTCTTCTTGGACGTAAACGGCCTGAAGATGGTGAATGATACCTATGGCCACTTGGTGGGCGACCGGCTCCTCCAGTCGGTAGGGTCTGTGTTGCGCTCGAATACCAGGGATTCGGATATTGTGGCACGCTTTGGAGGCGACGAATTCGTCGTTGTTCTCCCGGAGGCCAGCATCGAGGAGGGCTACGTCTTCGCCCAGCGAATCAAGGAGGAAATGGGTAAGGCCTCAGCGAGCGTGGCTGGCATGGTACTGGCCATGCCGCCTCTGTCTGTGGGCATGTCTGTGTACCCTGGTGACGGGGCGTCCGCGGAGGTACTCCTGAGGGTCGCGGATAGAAGGATGTATGGCTCCCGGGACGCACTGGGATAA
- a CDS encoding Na+/H+ antiporter NhaC family protein — protein sequence MEHYGFVSVLPPLIAIILAIATKQVILSLFIGISVGVLIYSGWAIGAAFKEVSEVIVAVIADDWRARVLLFTMFLGGVVGLVQKSGGFQAFAEWAGARVKSRKGAQMLTWLGGVIIFFDDYFNCLAVGSVMRPLTDKFRVSREKLSYIVDSTAAPVCILIPISTWVAYVVSLIATEFENAGIDQSPFVAYLQSIPLNLYALAAVVMVVVIAITDLEFGPMRKAEERAIKTGEVSRPGVTDIPGKDVALLEPSTRGGVSDMFIPILTLVIAAIVGILYTGGFFEGATFSEAMGNADSATALVWATLLANMVAVIWYVPRGVVGLQDAMDAIITGIKAMMPGVVILVMAWAIGSVAGTLGTGAYVTEAVGEALAPWIIPIILFVVSCFISFATGTSWGTFAIMIPIGIPLALGTGASVGACIGAMLGGGVFGDHCSPISDTTVLSSTGSQCNHIDHVTTQIPYAVVAAVAAGVGYIIEGFTTFWLIPAMVTLGLLLAFLFFLHGKGHVVVAPDKTAD from the coding sequence GTGGAGCATTACGGTTTCGTTTCGGTCTTGCCACCCTTAATAGCCATCATTCTTGCCATCGCTACCAAACAGGTCATCCTCTCGCTGTTCATCGGCATATCCGTTGGCGTGCTCATCTACTCCGGCTGGGCCATAGGAGCAGCCTTCAAAGAGGTATCTGAGGTTATCGTTGCTGTGATAGCGGATGACTGGAGAGCCCGGGTGCTTCTGTTCACCATGTTCCTGGGCGGGGTCGTGGGTCTCGTCCAGAAGTCCGGAGGCTTCCAAGCCTTTGCCGAGTGGGCCGGCGCCCGGGTCAAGAGCCGGAAGGGCGCGCAGATGCTGACCTGGCTGGGCGGTGTGATCATCTTTTTCGATGACTACTTCAATTGCCTGGCTGTGGGATCAGTCATGCGCCCGCTCACGGACAAGTTCCGCGTATCCAGGGAGAAACTCTCCTACATAGTGGACTCCACGGCTGCCCCGGTCTGTATCCTCATCCCCATTTCTACATGGGTGGCCTACGTGGTGTCCCTCATCGCCACGGAGTTCGAGAACGCCGGGATTGACCAGAGCCCCTTCGTGGCGTACCTGCAATCCATACCATTGAACCTGTACGCCCTGGCTGCCGTGGTGATGGTGGTAGTCATAGCCATCACCGACCTGGAGTTCGGGCCTATGAGGAAGGCTGAGGAGAGGGCAATCAAGACGGGTGAGGTCTCCCGGCCCGGGGTGACGGATATCCCTGGCAAGGACGTGGCCCTCTTGGAGCCGTCGACCAGGGGCGGCGTATCCGACATGTTCATACCCATCCTGACCCTGGTCATAGCGGCCATCGTAGGCATTCTCTACACGGGAGGATTCTTCGAGGGGGCAACATTCAGCGAGGCCATGGGTAACGCCGACTCCGCCACGGCCCTGGTGTGGGCAACGCTGCTAGCCAATATGGTAGCGGTCATCTGGTACGTGCCCAGGGGAGTCGTAGGGCTGCAGGATGCCATGGACGCCATCATCACTGGCATTAAGGCTATGATGCCTGGTGTGGTCATCCTAGTGATGGCATGGGCCATCGGGTCCGTCGCTGGAACCCTTGGTACAGGAGCCTACGTTACGGAGGCGGTGGGTGAAGCCCTGGCCCCGTGGATCATCCCCATTATCCTCTTCGTTGTCTCCTGCTTCATCTCCTTCGCCACGGGCACATCATGGGGAACCTTTGCCATCATGATTCCCATCGGCATTCCCCTGGCGCTGGGAACCGGTGCCAGCGTAGGAGCCTGCATCGGCGCCATGCTGGGAGGCGGCGTGTTCGGAGATCATTGCTCCCCGATTTCCGATACCACCGTTCTTTCCTCTACGGGTTCACAGTGTAACCACATCGACCATGTTACGACCCAGATACCGTATGCGGTGGTTGCCGCAGTCGCGGCTGGCGTGGGCTACATCATAGAGGGCTTCACCACCTTCTGGCTCATCCCGGCCATGGTAACCCTGGGCCTCCTGCTAGCCTTCCTGTTCTTCCTCCACGGGAAGGGCCATGTCGTGGTGGCTCCGGACAAGACGGCCGACTAG
- the fsa gene encoding fructose-6-phosphate aldolase — protein sequence MRLFVDTANVEEIREAASWGVVSGVTTNPSLISREGRDLDQVLKEIAAVVPGPLSAEVTSLEAKAMISEARDLARIAPNVVIKVPMCEEGLKAASALASEAIPINITLVFSPNQALLAAQVGAAYVSPFVGRLDDIGHDGMDVVRDTALIFASHNLATQIIAASIRHPMHVLEAARAGAHIATVPFKVLRQMIHHPLTEAGIEKFLADWKTLKRKA from the coding sequence TTGAGGCTTTTTGTTGACACCGCTAACGTAGAGGAAATAAGGGAGGCCGCGTCATGGGGTGTGGTGTCCGGAGTGACCACCAATCCCAGCCTCATCTCCCGGGAGGGGCGAGACCTTGACCAGGTACTGAAGGAGATTGCCGCCGTTGTGCCAGGCCCCCTCAGCGCAGAGGTTACTTCCCTGGAGGCCAAGGCCATGATCAGCGAGGCCAGAGACCTCGCCAGGATCGCTCCGAATGTTGTGATCAAGGTGCCAATGTGTGAAGAAGGACTCAAGGCAGCCTCAGCACTGGCATCGGAAGCCATACCCATCAACATTACCCTGGTATTCTCCCCCAACCAGGCCCTCCTGGCAGCGCAGGTAGGGGCAGCATATGTTAGCCCGTTCGTGGGTAGACTGGATGATATAGGGCATGACGGGATGGATGTAGTCAGGGACACGGCGCTAATCTTCGCGTCGCATAACCTGGCCACCCAGATAATCGCTGCGAGCATTCGCCATCCCATGCATGTTCTTGAAGCCGCCCGGGCGGGCGCCCACATTGCCACGGTCCCTTTCAAGGTTCTCAGGCAAATGATACATCACCCATTGACAGAGGCAGGTATCGAGAAGTTCCTGGCAGACTGGAAGACTCTCAAGAGGAAGGCATAA
- a CDS encoding S8 family serine peptidase — protein sequence MKRLSLILLCGVLLLRVVPAEAVPLLARESTVTLRLFTEPGETGPILDRVLDLGGTVRVHLPDVHYLAVEVTRAIAAQISQIDGVLASSHEGQPTGGSSYLTGRIVDRYDHLIQQNNLNTVRIPDLRAATGATGRGVTIAVIDTGIDSSHPDLRLTPLGLRKVVDWKDFSGEGYVDTRRVSMSKDGFISTAYGQVRLGPVTSKSGRYRYGVFREEHLDPHGTIGGDINGNGSTREQFIVVAVDSATAGVYDYVYVDTNGNLDLKDEVGLRVYSKSGQHNYFQSGAKPQYLCYVVADMDPSGSFVSLGFDGNGHGTHVSGLIASGGYRMTGAAPGARLMVLKALTSSGDGSWEDIARAMTYAAQNGAHIISISAGGVLSNASLDSPESLLMAELGRRYGVVFVIASGNDGPGLGTSSTPGHPYYAITVGAYLSPSMWKSIYGHSVPSEGVWLFSSPGPRPDGSLAPDVVAPGSAISSVPTFYSPSGYAIMAGTSMGVPYVAGSLALMREALQRTPDSRAYKKAISMGARQIPGVPVVEQGFGVLDAISAWNGFRNLGSIPVIRPLILHGSDFREGGLSYTAPAPSRANLYVGSFTPWLVRLDLKSTVPWLSVDRDRVTLPPVQERLLGVNYSIPDLPGLYSGLITGNDPRTQGIDMAVLNTVIVPYRLEPQNQWGVALSDVLPAAQYHRHYFEVPLGADEITFSLRVIKGLRAQALGRAKFYVYQPNGREVAASGYVGMGDDTPGESVARTVLKPEAGIWEVVVESDPALSQYGRGDTYYQIRAKASGVLFDSTPITRWVPADRAGTYLDINVDVLNATGAPVTGKVVGMGLARSDPFRRSETLTVTGREAVMRQLPEVIAGIALLSVWARNPAVSADLDLYVYRYDTVKRQWVEAASSAVKGSSEEFVNISNPEPGQYVAYVEAYNLGSGSTSFEYGYAVLRNDGTISVADETTQRAPNQRWTVGVRVQVPSSSGTYYGNLLFTSGQGYRGRLPLVIHVGKPEARISVTPLLLRRDVPNQVTIKVTDPSNGEPAGRAVDVNGKLYHLSSGSVVLEITPEKEEVELTVKVCDPDWAEVPVTFRLGVGDRSAPPIESPGEPFHSKVLHQMGH from the coding sequence GTGAAGAGGCTGTCCCTGATCCTGCTGTGCGGAGTGCTGCTCCTAAGAGTTGTTCCCGCTGAGGCGGTCCCCCTTCTGGCCAGGGAATCCACTGTCACTCTCAGGTTGTTCACAGAGCCGGGGGAGACCGGCCCCATACTGGACAGGGTTCTGGATCTGGGAGGCACCGTCCGCGTGCACCTCCCGGATGTTCATTACCTAGCTGTCGAGGTTACCCGCGCCATCGCCGCCCAGATCAGCCAGATTGATGGTGTGCTGGCATCCTCCCATGAGGGACAGCCCACTGGCGGGAGTTCATACTTGACAGGCCGGATAGTAGACCGTTATGATCACTTGATTCAACAAAACAACCTCAACACTGTGAGGATCCCTGACCTGCGCGCCGCCACTGGTGCCACAGGCCGGGGTGTCACAATAGCAGTCATAGACACGGGAATTGACTCTAGCCACCCCGATCTGAGACTCACACCCCTAGGTCTCAGGAAGGTCGTTGACTGGAAGGACTTTTCGGGTGAGGGCTACGTTGATACCAGAAGAGTGTCAATGAGCAAGGATGGTTTCATCAGTACCGCCTACGGGCAGGTGAGGCTTGGCCCGGTTACCTCCAAGAGCGGCCGTTACCGCTACGGGGTATTCCGCGAGGAACATCTGGATCCCCATGGTACCATCGGGGGGGATATCAACGGTAACGGCTCCACCAGGGAGCAGTTCATCGTAGTGGCGGTGGACTCGGCCACAGCCGGGGTCTACGACTACGTCTACGTGGACACCAACGGCAACCTGGATCTCAAAGATGAAGTAGGTCTCAGGGTGTACTCCAAGTCAGGACAGCACAACTACTTCCAGTCCGGGGCAAAGCCACAGTACCTCTGCTACGTTGTGGCCGACATGGACCCGTCAGGCAGCTTCGTGTCCCTGGGGTTTGACGGTAACGGGCATGGAACCCACGTCTCCGGCTTGATTGCGTCTGGCGGCTACAGGATGACGGGGGCGGCTCCGGGCGCCAGGCTCATGGTACTGAAGGCACTGACCTCTTCGGGAGATGGCTCGTGGGAAGACATCGCGAGGGCCATGACCTACGCGGCCCAGAACGGCGCCCACATAATCAGTATATCTGCGGGAGGGGTGCTCTCCAACGCCTCACTGGACTCCCCTGAATCACTACTCATGGCTGAACTCGGCAGGCGCTACGGCGTGGTATTCGTGATCGCCTCAGGCAATGATGGGCCGGGCCTAGGGACGTCCAGCACCCCTGGCCACCCCTACTACGCTATCACTGTGGGTGCGTACCTGTCCCCTTCCATGTGGAAGAGCATCTACGGGCATTCGGTGCCCAGCGAAGGTGTATGGCTGTTCAGCTCCCCGGGCCCCCGGCCCGACGGCAGCCTGGCGCCGGACGTAGTGGCCCCAGGCAGCGCGATATCCAGCGTCCCCACGTTCTATAGCCCTTCCGGCTACGCCATAATGGCAGGGACCAGCATGGGCGTGCCCTATGTTGCCGGATCGCTGGCCCTCATGAGAGAGGCATTGCAGAGGACCCCTGACAGCAGAGCGTACAAGAAAGCCATTTCCATGGGCGCCCGGCAGATACCTGGAGTACCCGTAGTGGAGCAGGGATTTGGGGTTTTGGATGCAATCAGTGCCTGGAACGGATTCCGGAACCTTGGCTCCATCCCGGTGATAAGGCCGCTCATCCTGCATGGTTCCGATTTCCGGGAGGGAGGGCTGTCGTACACTGCGCCAGCTCCAAGCCGTGCAAACCTCTACGTTGGGAGCTTCACACCATGGCTTGTCAGGCTAGACCTGAAGTCCACCGTGCCGTGGCTCAGCGTAGACAGGGACAGGGTGACCCTGCCACCGGTCCAGGAAAGGCTGCTGGGGGTGAACTACAGCATCCCGGATCTCCCAGGCCTCTATAGTGGCCTGATCACGGGCAATGACCCCCGTACGCAGGGCATTGACATGGCGGTGCTCAACACCGTTATAGTCCCGTACCGGCTTGAACCCCAAAACCAGTGGGGGGTTGCCCTTTCAGACGTGCTCCCGGCTGCCCAGTATCACAGGCACTACTTTGAAGTACCCCTTGGCGCGGATGAGATTACTTTCAGCCTCAGGGTAATCAAGGGGTTAAGGGCACAGGCTCTTGGACGGGCGAAGTTCTATGTCTACCAGCCAAACGGCCGGGAGGTGGCAGCCTCTGGCTACGTGGGTATGGGGGATGATACACCTGGTGAGAGCGTTGCCCGCACCGTGCTGAAGCCCGAGGCCGGTATATGGGAGGTGGTGGTCGAGAGTGACCCCGCTCTCTCCCAGTATGGCAGGGGCGACACGTACTACCAGATCAGGGCGAAGGCCTCGGGTGTGCTCTTTGACAGCACGCCCATTACCCGGTGGGTGCCGGCGGACAGGGCCGGGACCTACCTGGATATCAACGTTGACGTCCTCAACGCCACCGGCGCCCCCGTGACAGGCAAGGTGGTAGGCATGGGGCTTGCCAGGTCCGACCCCTTCCGCAGGTCCGAGACCTTGACCGTGACCGGGCGCGAGGCGGTCATGAGACAGCTCCCCGAGGTGATTGCGGGGATTGCCCTCCTAAGCGTCTGGGCGAGAAACCCGGCGGTATCAGCTGATTTGGATCTGTACGTTTATCGATATGATACAGTGAAGAGACAGTGGGTGGAGGCAGCCTCCTCGGCGGTAAAGGGCTCCTCCGAGGAATTCGTTAACATCTCTAACCCGGAGCCCGGCCAGTACGTTGCCTATGTTGAAGCCTACAACCTAGGAAGCGGTTCCACTTCCTTCGAATACGGATATGCTGTATTAAGGAATGACGGCACCATATCGGTGGCGGACGAGACCACCCAGAGGGCTCCCAACCAGAGGTGGACCGTGGGGGTAAGGGTACAGGTTCCTTCGTCAAGCGGAACCTACTACGGCAACCTCCTATTCACGTCGGGGCAGGGGTACCGGGGCCGGTTGCCCCTGGTCATCCACGTCGGAAAGCCCGAGGCCAGGATCTCCGTTACACCCCTCCTCCTTAGGCGGGATGTGCCTAACCAGGTGACAATCAAGGTAACGGACCCGAGCAATGGTGAGCCGGCAGGCAGGGCCGTTGATGTCAACGGCAAGCTGTACCATCTCTCCTCAGGCAGCGTGGTTCTGGAGATCACGCCAGAGAAGGAGGAGGTTGAGCTGACAGTGAAGGTGTGCGATCCGGACTGGGCCGAGGTACCCGTAACCTTCAGGCTAGGGGTGGGAGATAGGTCAGCGCCCCCCATCGAGTCCCCCGGCGAGCCCTTCCATAGCAAGGTGTTGCACCAGATGGGCCACTGA